The following proteins are encoded in a genomic region of Desulfosporosinus youngiae DSM 17734:
- a CDS encoding response regulator: MIRIAAVDDEMHVLERFQRMTVESKELELCGLFETGEQLLDYLTKESLDAVFLDIEMPGVNGLQLSEQILDLNETIDIIFVTAFNQYAVEAFELQAMDYILKPLTEARLGKTVRRLLQTKRTVRQSNKPFIQCFGGFEVFLNGEALTWKNSKAKEVLAFLVHKRGVPVNWEKVADAVWPDYDSEKAQTNFHATTYLLRKRLAEAGLSQILQNGRGKYSVVTDEVNCDLYQLEEMVKNNRFKRKEDIHLLERLKQSGYLEEDGYAWAYPKAAQLDEMCRRVMDDVIESK; the protein is encoded by the coding sequence ATGATCAGGATAGCGGCAGTCGATGATGAGATGCATGTGCTGGAAAGATTCCAGAGAATGACTGTGGAAAGTAAGGAATTAGAGTTATGTGGTTTGTTTGAAACAGGAGAACAGCTTTTGGATTATTTAACAAAAGAGTCTCTGGATGCCGTTTTTCTGGATATTGAAATGCCAGGGGTTAATGGGCTTCAGTTATCTGAGCAGATCTTAGACCTGAACGAAACTATTGATATTATATTTGTCACCGCCTTTAATCAATATGCGGTGGAGGCTTTTGAGCTACAAGCTATGGATTATATTCTGAAGCCCTTAACGGAAGCAAGACTAGGGAAAACAGTCAGGCGATTATTACAAACTAAAAGAACGGTTAGGCAATCTAATAAACCGTTTATTCAATGCTTCGGCGGCTTCGAAGTGTTCTTAAATGGAGAAGCACTGACCTGGAAAAATTCCAAAGCTAAGGAAGTATTGGCTTTTCTAGTCCATAAAAGAGGTGTGCCGGTAAACTGGGAAAAGGTAGCGGATGCAGTTTGGCCGGACTATGACTCCGAAAAAGCTCAGACAAATTTTCATGCCACCACTTATTTGCTGCGCAAAAGATTGGCGGAAGCAGGCCTTTCGCAGATCTTGCAAAACGGCCGTGGGAAATATAGCGTTGTAACAGACGAAGTCAACTGTGATCTCTATCAACTGGAGGAAATGGTCAAGAACAATCGGTTTAAAAGAAAGGAAGATATTCATTTACTGGAACGGTTGAAGCAAAGTGGATATTTGGAAGAGGACGGGTATGCTTGGGCCTATCCCAAAGCGGCTCAACTTGACGAAATGTGTAGAAGAGTTATGGATGATGTTATAGAAAGCAAATAA
- a CDS encoding ATP-binding protein — protein MDYMRSVLTLIFAISMMYLLLDCEIKDKKNRYWLGLYVTVVLICDGFVLLKIGYPSFMKLYPLLVHLPVFLAFVFISKFKPIKVFFVHWTLVAITSSFSLIGLIISYFMGYNREIVIIVCYILYLPVGFLIFKYIRPLFLYMMRNTDKGWIGFCMIPISYSVLLYTASMYSLNKAMVDNVLWRATLIFILTLSAYFLILRFFKQTREQIALQNEQNLLQTQVAAAQVHFEALEESQEKTMLYRHDMRHHLNLINSYLEDNNKEAAQKYITEVEKTIEGAVVEKYCNNYTVNLLLSSYIAKAKNEQISVETQINLPEKNAISDMDLCVIMANALENAINACKSINSAKDRNIKIVSKLNNNKLYIQITNSFDGTIIFVDDMPISTDENHGLGTKSIAAIAHKYGGMYSFTAEDRVFKASIIL, from the coding sequence ATGGATTATATGCGATCGGTTCTAACCCTTATTTTCGCAATCAGCATGATGTATCTGCTTTTGGATTGTGAGATTAAGGACAAAAAGAACCGCTATTGGTTGGGGCTTTATGTAACTGTCGTACTAATTTGTGATGGGTTTGTTTTGCTGAAGATCGGGTATCCAAGTTTTATGAAACTCTATCCCCTTCTTGTCCACCTTCCGGTATTTTTAGCATTTGTGTTTATATCAAAGTTCAAACCCATCAAGGTATTTTTTGTTCATTGGACTCTCGTCGCTATTACCTCGTCCTTCTCTTTGATAGGACTGATTATTTCATATTTTATGGGCTACAACAGGGAAATCGTGATTATTGTTTGTTATATTCTGTATCTGCCTGTGGGGTTTCTGATTTTCAAGTATATCCGTCCGCTGTTTCTTTACATGATGCGCAACACGGATAAAGGCTGGATAGGCTTTTGCATGATCCCGATTTCATACTCTGTGCTACTTTATACTGCTAGTATGTATAGTTTGAACAAGGCGATGGTTGATAATGTTTTGTGGAGAGCTACGCTGATCTTTATTTTGACTCTCTCAGCTTATTTTCTGATTCTGCGCTTTTTCAAACAAACCAGAGAACAGATCGCCCTGCAGAACGAACAGAATCTACTCCAAACGCAAGTGGCCGCAGCACAGGTTCATTTTGAAGCATTGGAAGAATCACAAGAAAAGACAATGCTGTACCGACACGATATGCGACACCACTTGAATCTGATTAATTCCTATCTTGAAGACAACAACAAGGAAGCGGCCCAAAAATATATTACTGAGGTCGAAAAAACCATCGAGGGTGCTGTAGTTGAAAAATATTGCAATAACTATACTGTTAATTTGCTTCTATCGTCTTATATTGCTAAGGCCAAAAACGAACAAATTTCTGTTGAAACTCAGATCAATCTTCCGGAGAAAAACGCAATCTCCGACATGGACCTTTGCGTTATTATGGCCAATGCCCTTGAAAACGCCATTAATGCCTGCAAGAGCATTAACAGTGCCAAGGACAGAAATATAAAAATCGTCTCCAAACTCAACAATAATAAGCTCTACATACAAATTACCAACAGCTTTGATGGCACGATCATATTTGTTGACGATATGCCGATAAGTACGGATGAGAATCATGGCCTTGGCACGAAAAGCATCGCAGCAATAGCACATAAATACGGCGGAATGTATTCCTTCACTGCCGAAGACAGAGTCTTTAAGGCAAGCATTATTCTGTAG
- a CDS encoding histidine kinase, with the protein MITVDQRRIWKKTISNWRIIIVFFIISLMLFALSKMYSPVSGLVANGKVDLLRVDFAQNETIDLNGQWEFYWDRLLTSEDFMTEHVPKMDSFIKVPGSWNDKEAGIKPYPNHGVATYRLILTYPDSLKDPALSLKTVSAAYKLYADGQLITEVGKVSDKLSHFQADYKQLIVDLPNSPIELELIVQVANLNYIRGGLRDSLVFGSKQVLVQQKIFLSAIQLIIIGIVFGFGLYYFLLFLLQRMNKTALLFSILCFTTALRASVWGETPLMVLFPKLRIQDGVFIEYITIYSLLPLIILFVISLYPMDYHKKSLTLILLPNLFFGALLLAPAGFRASFNSYFTILMLLQMIYILCVLIQAVHRRRDNALLLFMVISVFNFTILADLVRYKGMGSINLSYMFLYGNFAVVMAMSFIQARQQASTQQKLILYNQNLIEADRLKDKIMATEMSFLQAQIKPHFLYNALSAIANVCEMDGKKAGKLIIDLALYLRKSLEFNHLDKMETIKKELEFIDTYFNIEQARFGLKIRLQKEIEIPLNDQILVLILQPLVENAVRHGVSKKPGGGTVRLRMNQIDEGINIEIKDDGVGIPREKLPNLLTNEGKGQGVGLLNIHHRLLRLYGRGLTISSEEGHGTCVRLLIPERRKER; encoded by the coding sequence ATGATAACAGTGGATCAAAGAAGAATATGGAAAAAAACCATTTCAAATTGGAGAATAATAATCGTCTTCTTTATTATTTCTTTGATGCTTTTTGCCCTGAGTAAGATGTATTCTCCAGTTTCGGGACTCGTTGCTAACGGTAAGGTTGATTTATTGAGGGTTGATTTTGCACAAAATGAAACTATTGATTTGAATGGACAGTGGGAATTTTATTGGGATCGCCTGTTGACATCGGAAGATTTTATGACGGAGCATGTTCCAAAGATGGATTCTTTTATCAAAGTCCCAGGCAGTTGGAATGATAAAGAAGCTGGAATTAAGCCATATCCCAATCATGGAGTTGCCACCTATCGTTTAATTCTAACCTACCCGGATTCTCTTAAGGATCCTGCACTCAGCCTAAAAACAGTTTCCGCAGCCTATAAGCTCTATGCCGATGGACAGCTTATAACAGAAGTGGGAAAGGTGTCAGATAAACTTTCCCACTTCCAAGCAGATTATAAGCAGCTGATTGTAGATTTGCCAAATAGCCCAATTGAACTTGAGTTGATTGTTCAGGTAGCTAACCTGAATTATATTAGGGGCGGACTTCGCGATAGTTTGGTATTTGGTTCAAAACAGGTTTTAGTCCAGCAAAAGATATTTCTTTCTGCTATCCAGTTAATCATTATCGGCATTGTCTTTGGGTTTGGTCTTTATTATTTTCTACTCTTTCTTTTGCAGAGGATGAATAAGACGGCCCTGCTTTTTAGTATTCTTTGTTTCACCACTGCCTTACGTGCTTCTGTGTGGGGCGAAACGCCTCTAATGGTCTTATTTCCTAAGTTGCGCATCCAAGATGGGGTATTCATTGAATATATTACAATTTATAGTTTATTGCCGCTAATAATCTTATTTGTTATCAGCTTGTATCCTATGGATTATCATAAAAAGAGCCTTACTTTGATCTTGCTGCCAAATCTGTTTTTTGGGGCACTATTGCTGGCACCGGCTGGATTTAGGGCTTCTTTCAACAGTTACTTTACCATACTCATGCTGCTCCAAATGATTTATATTTTATGTGTACTCATACAAGCAGTACACAGGAGAAGAGACAATGCTCTATTGCTGTTTATGGTTATTAGTGTTTTTAATTTTACAATCCTAGCAGATCTGGTTCGCTATAAGGGGATGGGTAGCATTAACCTCTCCTATATGTTTTTATATGGGAATTTTGCCGTTGTTATGGCGATGTCCTTTATTCAAGCCAGACAACAGGCCAGTACCCAACAAAAACTTATTTTGTATAACCAGAATTTAATAGAGGCAGACCGACTCAAGGACAAAATAATGGCGACAGAAATGTCCTTTTTACAAGCGCAGATTAAGCCGCATTTTCTCTACAATGCCTTAAGTGCCATTGCCAATGTCTGCGAAATGGATGGAAAAAAGGCGGGTAAACTCATTATCGATTTAGCCTTGTATTTAAGAAAAAGTTTAGAATTTAATCACCTAGATAAAATGGAAACGATCAAAAAAGAACTAGAATTTATAGATACGTATTTCAACATTGAGCAAGCACGCTTTGGGCTTAAAATACGCCTGCAAAAAGAAATTGAAATCCCCCTCAACGACCAAATCCTGGTTCTTATCCTTCAACCCTTAGTGGAAAATGCAGTTCGCCATGGTGTTTCCAAAAAACCGGGAGGCGGTACAGTAAGATTAAGAATGAATCAGATCGACGAAGGGATCAATATTGAGATTAAAGATGATGGTGTGGGTATCCCTCGTGAAAAGCTGCCCAACCTTTTAACGAATGAGGGAAAAGGACAAGGCGTAGGTCTCCTTAATATCCATCATCGGCTGCTTCGATTGTATGGCAGAGGTCTGACGATCAGCAGTGAGGAGGGGCATGGAACCTGCGTGAGACTATTAATACCGGAAAGGAGAAAAGAGAGATGA